From the Deinococcus sonorensis KR-87 genome, the window TCTCGGCGTTCACCACCACAACGTAATCGCCCATGGCGACGTTGGGGGTGAAGTCGGGGCGGTGCTTGCCGCGGATGTGGCTGGCCACGACGGTGGCGAGGCGGCCCAGCGGCACGTTCGCCGCGTCCACGACCACCCAGGTCTGCTCTTTGTCAGTGATGACAGGAACGTAGGTTTTCACCGTGATACTCCAATTGATAAGGGGATTTGGTCTGTTGCCCGCCGCCGCGACTTGGGGGAAGGTGCAGCGCGTGCCCCGGAAACCACCCGGCTGTCTTACGCCCTACCAAGCTCAAGACACTAAAGGCGAGTGTATCAGGGCTGAGGGGGCAGAGGCAAGCCGCCGCCACACAGACAGAACCGTGCCGGAATACATGGGGCGGCATTCCGGCACGGCTGCGTACGGCTGTGGTGGTGCGTGTGCTGCTTGGCGGAGAGGGTGGGATTCGAACCCACGGTGCAGTTGCCCACACAACAGTTTTCGAGACTGTCCCATTCAACCGCTCTGGCACCTCTCCGGAGAGCCTGGACTTCCGGGCAGACAGCACTGTAGCACGCGCCCCAGCGGGCGGCAACTGCCCGGGCTGGCGGGCGCGCGGCCACGTTTCTCCGGCGGCCTTGGGCGCTTCCTCAGGAATTCTGCACGGGCGGTCCCGGCCCGCTCCGGTACCCTGCAGCACACGGAGGTGCACCATGACCCTATTCGATACCCTCGGTTCGCTGATTCCCCAACAGGCCCACACCGTCTCGCAGCAGGTGGGAGCCAGCCCGGCCCAGACCGAGCAGGCGATGCAGGCGGCAGTGCCGCTGCTGCTGAGCGGCCTGACCCGCAACGTCCAGCATCCGCAGGGCGAGCAGGCCCTGGGACAGGCGCTGGAACAGCATGACGGCTCGGTGCTGGACGCCTACGGCAACGGCCAGCTGCCGGACCCGCAGCAGGGCCAGCAGATCGTGAACCACGTGTTCGGCCAGCAGGCTGGCGCGGCGGCCAACGCGGTCGGACAGCACGCCGGCATTGATCCGCAGGCCGCCATGCAGATTCTCAGCACGGTGGCGCCGCTGGTGCTGGGCGCGCTGGCCCGCAGCCGCCAGGGCGGCTCGATGGGCGGCGGTGGGCTGGGCGGCATGCTCGGCAGCGTGCTGGGCGGCGCCATGGGGGGCGGTCTGGGCGGTGGCGGCCTGAGCAATGGCGGACTGGGCGGCATGCTCGGCGGCGTGCTGGGTGGCGGCCAGCCGCAGATGCCGATGGGCGGCCAGGGGCAGGGCCAGAATGACGTGCTCAGCACGCTCAGCCGCACGCTGGATGGCAATGGAAACGGCAGCGCCCTCGACGACCTGGTGGGCATGCTCGGTGGCCGGCGTGGCTGACGTTCTGTGGCCCTCACCCCCATCTGGGGGGGAAGGCAAGGCATCATCAAGCGCTTGTCATGCAGAGTGCATTGCTCTCATGGTGGGGGGCGTAGAGTACAAAGTGTGAACGGTTTGAAGGAGTTTTTTGACTGGCTGCGTGAGGCGCTGCGTGGCCCGGCCCAGCCTCAACCGGTGCCGGTTCCTGTTCGCGTCCGTTCACGCTGATTGACCCCCACCTCTTCCACGCCCCTCATGGGGCGTTTTTTTTGGTGAGCCGGGTCGCCTCCCGGCTTTACGTTTCCTGTATTCTGCGCGGATGCACGGCATGGAGGCCCTTTGGCCCCTGATTCAGGAACGCACGCCAGAGGAACGTCAGAAAGTTGAGCGGGCCTACGACTTCGCCAACGAAGCCCATGCCGGAGTGAACCGCAAGAGCGGCGAGCCGTACATCACCCATCCGGTGGCGGTGGCCGTCATCCTGGCGGAGCTGGGCATGGACACCGACTCGCTGGTGGCCGGCCTGCTGCACGACACGGTGGAGGACACGTCCGTCACGCTGGAGGACGTGGAGCGCGCCTTCGGTCCGGACGTGCGGCGCATCGTGGAGGGCGAGACCAAGGTCAGCAAGCTGACCAAGGTGGCCAAGGCCCAGGACCCGGACCGCAGCCTCAGCGACGAGCAGAGCGAGAACATGCGCAAGCTGCTGATCGCCATGACCAGCGACATCCGCATCATCATCGTGAAGCTGGCCGACCGGCTGCACAACATGCGGACGCTCGGCAGCATGCCGGCTGTGAAGCAGGCGCGCATCGCCCGCGAGACGATGGAGATCTTCGCGCCGCTGGCCCACCGCCTGGGCATCGGGCAGGTGAAGTGGGAGCTGGAGGACCTGAGCTTCCGGTACCTGGACCCGGCCGCCTACCGGGAGCTGCAGGATCGCCTGCGGACCCGGCAGGAGGAGCGGCAGGCGCACATCGAGAGCGCGCTGCTGCAGATGCGCGAGGCACTGGAAGAGGACATCGAGCTGTACGAGTGGATTGACGAGATGGAGGTGTCGGGCCGCAGCAAGCACCTCTGGAGCATCTACACCAAGATGCAGAAGGAGGGCAAGGCGCTGGAGCAGATTTTCGATCTGCTGGCGATCCGCATCATCTTGTCGCCGCGGCCGCTGCAGGCCCCCCAGGGCAAGCCGGCCGACAACAAGCGCCAGGAGCGGGCCGAGGAGGTGCGCGAGAAGCGGGTGTGCTACCACTCGCTCAGCATTGTGCACAGCATGTGGACCCCGATTCCCGGCCGCTTCAAGGACTACATCGCGGTGCCCAAGCCCAACGGCTACCAGAGCCTGCACACCACCGTGATCAGCCCCAGCGGCCAGCCGATCGAGGTCCAGATCCGCTCGCGGCGCATGCACGAGGTGGCC encodes:
- a CDS encoding DUF937 domain-containing protein — translated: MTLFDTLGSLIPQQAHTVSQQVGASPAQTEQAMQAAVPLLLSGLTRNVQHPQGEQALGQALEQHDGSVLDAYGNGQLPDPQQGQQIVNHVFGQQAGAAANAVGQHAGIDPQAAMQILSTVAPLVLGALARSRQGGSMGGGGLGGMLGSVLGGAMGGGLGGGGLSNGGLGGMLGGVLGGGQPQMPMGGQGQGQNDVLSTLSRTLDGNGNGSALDDLVGMLGGRRG